From one Anopheles cruzii chromosome 3, idAnoCruzAS_RS32_06, whole genome shotgun sequence genomic stretch:
- the LOC128273569 gene encoding uncharacterized protein LOC128273569 codes for MERKEEKEKVKAHRKRSGDHSVRRENLPTPPPDPTIDRRPEVSGPTDGCAGLAANEPSPPCDSYGGYHETDPFKRLYTYREREAQFLRLLCDNEPACRQTAAAAAAAAAAAPAVPAGEQQEKDAWLGADPGFESANDFLMLMNRAGPSVAAALSTKDAIDQLDRLHELIGQFLTVQEQNMRMAWQLKNVETLRKLKLMQIAIAKDPESFIAGQGDDPSDNDLLDNEIEQNLALLETILAAGNTASSKRSSSKRERSKSVINEEIANFQLARKESSGRNYSLRRQSAISDFKPKVSKWTKVKAAFKWEKTSALPANEIKSSEAMMIPVNNEVARYLRVPSIPCVGSSGDSVFSSSSGIVVSGGSAPGTPGENSLASSTENLTDMNEEPAGRDKHGKRDSVKSASERGSQEEDARRSRSLDGEAILEPIRQMDKNKNKSAWSKVKGIVKNHRGSLKSNESRRNATKPSNSVGCSREASPCESMEACELMTHGRDRSDSFSSSQTSPGHRTATTPTFLLLPGAGTGGETQSVPSGPNSPCGSIPTGPTISSGDDADWKPATVPEYRTSRSGSGDKGVPPAAKATQPAPPTTTRSSRKSKHIPDIESVPEGVPVETNNSSISSRLRKSPPKPLSLRQEAIDLPGPLDHSLGSADGPASLSLSSSSPGARHSPKRRSYAGITFEPDGSLPASPSGKHFTFFGAIPAPTAPVSGSDQRVVEVPEGDYSSGDVSDQTTPKRRPSPKNRTLQRQREEIERRYQELQQKLQREFDAKQQEWERMRPAALLLNTNPLLLLVHQLLKDDPGGGHGAIGGGSASSKAQPTPIVEDNLTPDFKKKLNEWRSKHQPQSSKDGADGKKKPITDWQLWKTGQIKLEGQGLKQLPDAKDLPEDFQKKLSEWKQMKAANKVPPYTNQTSPGVACGSGSATGNGDGSMKRHQAKACGGAVKKSKTADELEKDKHQSQFHQQQQQQQQQQQHKAEGLSKLKALVSTSEAPKKELVVQTTKGFIKFEGISRKFTRKLFEWEKAKNIAPEASTIALLHPGYAPVVVESRGVLLVDTKREKSPGLVRSLSMDSIAPNPSASSISHQPSSLSLNDADELKDPDKDSASNNRRVSSNPELELSAEREEPGAVLVEVEDDVLEMADPLPATAVDRRQSTTLSPNQKAKEPGYASRPSSNSSTILKDSTKLLIRLSEQDSVDRDEVRRLKIVLRALIATLPEFVETGSRDSIAFFAYMKDLALDVLRQLHRFDDGTPKDAGEVLANVLSINGLVAELKKSLHAYMKYATGGANGRNDEEIPQISITPAAIGAQATTSIQRTEDSFRSMATINVTPTFVCNAVRVKTVDVAVSSPVHRLVPVSSESDPVPVTSPDDSSAPRKELVPRKESPEKEAREPTGGKKLQRNLSNGSRRKTRIKRMGSRQSSKTESDSDDSAPNCALDVPRKTKRKTSRAKKSSFDSTERLATGERSAGGEDVVYVLKIKPGQKIEQVEHPLPQNALMTMAGPEEGLISPPGACGELLIEEPAIVTTVATAVTTSVLVKTKRKIFTTLEAGPLPPGELLPKVAISQELESGSGASDRNEAETVATVPYGAAEQSRVTNLPPLPQSPGMQRRLHDHHGLHQKAPNKELSPNIRIMIAKYNQRLSTEKPGTSPHSSGSCSPVAWRSPVLDRRVRKQTEKYQDAIQLSKSASAGSLRKSLRHLEDASGLPGGQGLTLLSGRDRLGTEDRAPVIKSSSTSKIEGTTSKAAELRDCPKAKEESPELLATFLACDSLRRRDTLSRLESRREAAQSKSADPPSAASVPSASATGTIRKERLYKKRTESPIAASGSAMVSRGEKFSRCRSVPNEECAPEAPISSKALKPPSPRLIARRRHLELQQRTGECSRSAPTTPLDENRSILVPLSQRALKLQKAKEEFLLRAPLATGDRSAVSTPEPVASDWSNRMSQISATTSTASSALDAGCPDLLLMKSASAGVVDGTSVTDAESELSLRRNESGEVRTDVGGGSSSRHSISTASGGRFGGLSNLASKLRKVKLRRSSKDLSKMHAVSALCRQSLMVDISGEAAKLGSAHSLGSPRSSLGATDEADREGDSEPLKKSGSVQAICNRFRRTGDRSDELKKSRSLGFLEPERKGSG; via the exons ATGGAGAGGAaagaggaaaaggaaaaggtgAAAGCACATCGCAAACGTTCCGGGGACCATTCCGTGCGGAGAGAAAATCTGCCGACCCCACCGCCAGAtccgacgatcgatcggcggccggAGGTCAGCGGGCCCACCGATGGTTGCGCCGGGTTGGCAGCGAACGAaccgtcgccaccgtgcgACTCGTACGGCGGTTATCACGAGACGGATCCGTTCAAGCGGCTCTACACGTACCGAGAACGGGAGGCCCAATTTTTGCGCCTGTTGTGTGATAATGAGCCCGCGTGTAgacagacggcggcggcggcggcggcggcggcggcggcggcccccgcagtgccggccggcgagcAGCAGGAGAAGGATGCTTGGCTTGGCGCCGACCCCGGGTTCGAGTCGGCCAACGACTTTCTGATGCTGATGAACCGCGCCggaccgtcggtggcggccgccctGTCGACGAAGGACGCCATAGACCAGCTGGACCGGTTGCACGAGCTGATCGGTCAGTTCCTGACCGTGCAGGAGCAGAACATGCGGATGGCATGGCAGTTGAAAAACGTGGAAACGTTGCGCAAGCTAAAGTTGATGCAAATAGCG ATCGCGAAAGATCCGGAATCGTTCATTGCCGGTCAGGGGGACGACCCGTCCGACAACGATCTGTTGGACAACGAGATCGAACAGAACTTGGCGTTGCTGGAGACGATCCTGGccgctggcaacactgccagCAGCAAGCGTTCCAGCTCCAAGAG GGAGCGTAGCAAATCGGTGATCAACGAGGAGATTGCCAACTTCCAGTTGGCCAGGAAGGAGTCGAGTGGTCGGAACTACTCGCTGCGGCGCCAGAGCGCCATCTCCGACTTCAAACCGAAGGTGTCCAAATGGACGAAAGTGAAGGCGGCCTTCAAGTGGGAAAAGACTAGTGCACTGCCAGCGAACGAAATCAAGAGCTCGGAGGCGATGATGATACCGGTGAACAACGAGGTGGCCCG ATACCTTCGGGTGCCGTCGATTCCCTGTGTCGGCAGTTCCGGCGACTCTGTGTTTAGCTCCTCGTCCGGGATCGTCGTAAGCGGCGGATCGGCTCCCGGTACGCCTGGTGAGAACAGTTTGGCCAGCTCCACGGAAAACCTTACCGACATGAACgaggaaccggccggccgagatAAAC ACGGCAAGCGAGACTCGGTGAAGAGCGCGTCGGAGCGAGGCAGCCAGGAGGAGGACGCCCGCCGCTCACGGTCCCTCGATGGCGAAGCAATTCTCGAACCGATCCGGCAAATGGATAAG AACAAAAACAAGTCCGCCTGGAGTAAGGTGAAGGGCATCGTGAAGAACCACCGGGGGTCGCTGAAGTCGAACGAATCGCGTCGGAACGCGACGAAACCGTCCAACAGTGTCGGCTGCAGCCGGGAGGCGAGTCCGTGCGAGTCGATGGAGGCCTGCGAGCTGATGACGCACGGGCGCGATCGCTCGGATTCGTTCTCGTCCAGCCAAACTTCgcccggccaccgaacggcgacGACCCCGACGTTTCTGCTGCTCCCTGGAGCGGGAACCGGCGGCGAAACCCAAAGTGTCCCGAGTGGTCCCAACTCACCGTGCGGCTCGATACCGACCGGTCCGACGATCTCCAGCGGCGACGATGCCGACTGGAAACCGGCGACGGTGCCGGAGTACCGGACCAGCCGCAGTGGCAGCGGCGACAAGGGGGTGCCACCGGCCGCGAAGGCGACGCAGCCGGCCCCGCCGACGACCACCCGAAGTTCgcgcaaaagcaaacacataCCTGATATCGAATCCGTACCTGAGGGCGTTCCGGTCGagaccaacaacagcagtatTAGTAGTAGGCTAAGAAAGTCGCCCCCGAAGCCGCTGAGTTTGCGGCAGGAAGCGATCGACCTGCCCGGGCCGCTGGACCACTCGCTTGGAAGCGCCGACGGGCCCGCCTCACTGtccctgtcgtcgtcgtcgcccggtgcccggcatTCGCCGAAGCGCCGGAGCTACGCCGGCATTACGTTCGAGCCGGACGGATCGCTTCCGGCGAGCCCGTCCGGGAAGCATTTCACGTTCTTCGGTGCCATCCCAGCGCCCACGGCGCCAGTGTCGGGGTCGGATCAGCGCGTGGTCGAAGTGCCGGAAGGTGATTACTCAAGCGGGGACGTATCGGATCAGACGACACCGAAGCGGCGGCCGTCGCCCAAGAACCGAACGCTGCAGCGCCAGCGGGAGGAAATCGAGCGGCGCTACCAGGAGCTGCAGCAGAAGCTCCAGCGAGAGTTTGACGCCAAACAGCAGGAATGGGAACGGATGCGCCCGGCTGCGCTGCTCCTCAACACCAACCCCC TATTGCTTCTAGTGCACCAGCTGCTGAAGGACGACCCGGGAGGCGGACACGGAGCGATCGGTGGTGGCTCGGCGTCGTCCAAGGCGCAACCCACACCGATCGTGGAGGACAACTTGACGCCGGACTTTAAGAAGAAGCTCAACGAATGGCGCTCGAAG CACCAGCCCCAGTCGTCGAAGGATGGGGCCGACGGCAAGAAGAAACCCATCACCGACTGGCAGCTGTGGAAGACGGGACAGATCAAGCTCGAGGGCCAAGGATTGAAGCAGCTGCCCGACGCCAAAGACCTGCCGGAGGATTTCCAGAAAAAGCTAT CCGAGTGGAAACAGATGAAGGCCGCAAACAAGGTGCCACCGTACACCAACCAAACGTCGCCGGGTGTGGCATGCGGATCGGGGTCGGCAACGGGCAATGGCGACGGCTCGATGAAACGGCACCAAGCGAAGGCGTGCGGTGGGGCTGTCAAGAAATCGAAAACCGCCGACGAACTGGAGAAGGACAAACATCAGTCGCAgttccatcagcagcagcagcaacaacaacagcaacagcagcacaagGCCGAAGGGCTGTCGAAGCTCAAGGCGCTGGTCAGTACCTCGGAGGCGCCCAAAAAGGAGCTGGTCGTGCAAACGACGAAGGGCTTCATCAAGTTCGAGGGTATCTCGCGCAAGTTCACGCGCAAGCTGTTCGAGTGggagaaggcgaaaaacaTCGCCCCGGAAGCGTCGACCATCGCGCTGCTACATCCGGGCTACGCACCGGTCGTGGTGGAGAGCCGGGGCGTTCTACTGGTGGACACAAAGC GTGAAAAGTCACCGGGGCTGGTGCGATCGCTCTCCATGGACAGCATTGCGCCGAACCCGTCCGCCTCGTCCATCTCGCACCAACCGTCGAGCCTCTCGCTGAACGATGCCGACGAGCTGAAGGACCCGGATAAGGACAGCGCGTCCAACAACCGGCGCGTGTCGTCGAACCCGGAGCTTGAGCTGAGCGCCGAACGGGAGGAGCCCGGTGCCGTGCTGGTGGAAGTGGAAGACGACGTGCTCGAGATGGCCGATCCCTTGCCGGCAACGGCCGTCGATCGGAGGCAATCGACAACGCTCAGCCCGAACCAGAAAGCCAAAGA GCCTGGCTATGCGTCGAGACcttccagcaacagcagcacgatCCTGAAGGATTCCACCAAGCTGCTGATCCGGCTGAGCGAACAGGACTCGGTCGACCGGGACGAGGTGCGTCGGCTGAAGATCGTGCTCCGGGCGCTGATCGCCACGCTGCCCGAGTTTGTTGAGACCGGCTCGCGGGACAGCATCGCGTTTTTCGCCTACATGAAGGACCTGGCACTAGACGTGCTCCGCCAGTTGCACCGCTTCGACGACGGCACGCCGAAGGATGCGGGTGAGGTGCTCGCCAACGTGCTGTCCATCAACGGGCTGGTGGCGGAGCTGAAGAAGTCGCTCCACGCGTACATGAAGTACGCGACGGGCGGTGCGAATGGGCGCAACGACGAGGAGATACCGCAGATCAGTATTacgccggcggccatcggagCCCAGGCGACGACCTCCATCCAGCGGACGGAAGACTCGTTCCGCAGCATGGCCACCATCAACGTGACCCCGACTTTCGTGTGCAATGCGGTGCGCGTGAAAACCGTTGACGTGGCGGTGTCCagcccggtgcaccggttAGTACCCGTGAGCTCCGAATCGGACCCGGTACCGGTGACGTCACCCGACGATTCATCGGCCCCGCGCAAGGAGTTGGTCCCGCGCAAGGAGTCTCCCGAGAAGGAGGCACGGGAGCCGACGGGTGGCAAAAAGCTGCAGCGCAACCTGAGCAACGGCAGCCGCCGGAAGACGCGCATCAAGCGGATGGGCTCGCGGCAGAGCAGCAAAACGGAGAGTGACAGTGACGACAGCGCGCCGAACTGTGCGCTGGATGTGCCGCGCAAGACGAAACGGAAGACGAGTCGGGCGAAAAAGTCGTCCTTCGATTCGACGGAacggctggccaccggcgagcggtcggccggcggcgaGGACGTGGTGTACGTGTTGAAGATCAAACCGGGCCAGAAGATCGAGCAGGTGGAGCACCCGCTGCCACAGAACGCGCTCATGACGATGGCCGGCCCAGAAGAGGGGCTCATCTCGCCGCCGGGAGCCTGCGGGGAGCTCCTAATCGAGGAGCCGGCCATCGTGACCACAGTGGCCACTGCGGTCACGACGAGTGTGCTggtgaaaacgaaacgaaaaattttCACCACACTCGAGGCCGGGCCGCTCCCGCCTGGTGAGTTGCTTCCGAAGGTCGCCATCAGCCAGGAGCTCGAGTCCGGCTCGGGTGCCTCGGATCGGAACGAAGCGGAAACGGTCGCGACGGTGCCGTACGGTGCGGCCGAGCAGAGTCGCGTCACCAAtctgccgccgttgccacAGTCGCCGGGCATGCAGCGACGACTTCATGACCACCACGGCCTCCACCAGAAGGCCCCGAACAAGGAGCTGTCGCCGAACATACGGATCATGATCGCCAAGTACAACCAGCGGCTCTCGACGGAGAAGCCGGGGACCTCGCCGCACAGTTCGGGCTCCTGCTCACCGGTCGCCTGGCGGTCGCCCGTTCTCGACCGGCGCGTGCGCAAGCAGACGGAAAAGTACCAGGACGCGATCCAGCTCTCCAAGTCGGCCAGTGCCGGCAGCTTACGCAAGTCCCTGCGGCACCTGGAAGACGCTTCGGGGCTGCCGGGCGGGCAGGGCTTGACTCTGCTTAGTGGGCGCGATCGGCTAGGGACCGAGGATCGAGCGCCGGTGATCAAATCGTCCAGCACGAGCAAAATCGAGGGTACGACCAGCAAGGCGGCAGAACTGCGCGATTGTCCGAAGGCCAAGGAAGAATCTCCCGAACTCCTGGCCACCTTCTTGGCGTGCGACAGTTTGCGGAGGCGCGACACGCTGTCGCGCCTGGAAAGCCGCCGCGAGGCAGCCCAATCGAAATCTGCCGATCCGCCCTCCGCGGCCAGCGTTCCGTCAGCGTCGGCTACCGGTACGATCCGCAAGGAGCGATTGTACAAGAAGCGCACGGAGTCCCCCATTGCGGCGAGCGGATCAGCGATGGTGTCCCGGGGGGAGAAGTTCTCCCGCTGTCGGTCCGTGCCGAACGAGGAGTGCGCACCGGAGGCGCCGATTTCGTCCAAAGCCCTGAAACCGCCCAGTCCGCGTTTGATTGCCCGCCGGCGGCACCTGGAGCTGCAGCAGCGGACGGGCGAGTGTTCGCGATCGGCGCCGACGACACCGCTCGACGAGAACCGGAGTATCCTCGTGCCGCTGAGCCAGCGGGCGCTGAAGTTGCAGAAGGCCAAGGAAGAGTTTCTTCTGCGGgcaccactggccactggcgatcggtcggccgtGTCCACGCCCGAGCCGGTCGCATCCGATTGGAGCAACCGGATGAGTCAGATcagtgccaccaccagcacggccTCGAGCGCCCTGGATGCGGGCTGTCCGGATCTACTGCTGATGAAGAGTGCCAGTGCGGGCGTGGTCGACGGTACCTCGGTTACCGACGCCGAGTCGGAGCTCTCGTTGCGCCGCAACGAATCCGGCGAGGTGCGAACGGATGTCGGTGGCGGATCGTCGTCACGCCATAGTATCAGCACCGCGAGTGGTGGCCGCTTCGGAGGACTCTCGAACCTGGCGTCGAAGCTGCGCAAGGTGAAGCTAcggcgcagcagcaaggaTCTCAGCAAGATGCACGCCGTCTCGGCCCTCTGCCGCCAGAGTCTGATGGTGGACATCAGTGGGGAGGCCGCGAAACTGGGTAGCGCCCACAGTCTGGGATCGCCGCGAAGCAGCCTCGGTGCCACCGATGAAGCGGATCGCGAAGGTGACAGTGAACCGCTCAAAAAGTCTGGCAGCGTGCAGGCAATCTGTAATCGGTTCCGGCGAACCGGTGATCGCAGCGACGAGCTCAAGAAGAGCCGCAGTTTGGGATTTCTGGAACCCGAGCGGAAGGGTTCCGGATGA
- the LOC128275228 gene encoding 50S ribosomal protein L1, which yields MLALTSVAFVRWTTSSLLVNGARLLQTTPVDLAARKGTREKARKAKVKKVVEKVGFVRHDLRKKGKLNIIAENKHINDSWKQDPKDNCWVSKYYKWRVYSVEEAINCHRESHHPTVYNLPNAPLYAHVELNMQAEKVTRFVDNFQRMVAIQHPFPHGENRNIIVFAKGQEPLQEAKGAGASLVGGLELIKEIQNGDLQLSEYPFVLAHPNILPELVVIRGLLKKNKFPNPRSGTLGVNLAEMIEKYAHGINYSAAKDEQQKDFGSIVACIGTLEMDEKHLENNLIALLKDVNTMRPKREGKFVTRVLLKSPPSGENLKIDPFLYIPAETTLTKKSSKADAVAEEDDDVEEQPQVASGAA from the exons ATGCTCGCCCTTACCAGTGTTGCTTTTGTGCGGTGGACAACCTCGTCTCTGCTAGTTAATGGTGCCCGGTTGCTGCAAACCACTCCCGTCGATTTGGCCGCCCGGAAAGGTACACGTGAAAAGGCTCGCAAAGCAAAGGTCAAGAAGGTGGTCGAAAAAGTGGGATTCGTCCGACACGATCTGAGGAAAAAGGGCAA GCTCAACATAATtgcagaaaataaacacatcaACGACAGTTGGAAGCAAGACCCGAAGGACAACTGCTGGGTGAGCAAGTACTACAAGTGGCGCGTGTACTCTGTCGAGGAAGCGATCAACTGCCACCGGGAATCGCACCACCCCACTGTCTACAATCTGCCGAATGCCCCGCTCTATGCACACGTTGAGCTGAACATGCAGGCGGAAAAAGTGACTCGCTTCGTGGACAACTTCCAGAGAATGGTCGCGATACAGCATCCGTTCCCTCATGgcgaaaatcgaaacataaTCGTGTTCGCGAAGGGCCAAGAGCCATTGCAGGAAGCTAAAGGGGCTGGCGCTTCGCTGGTCGGGGGCCTGGAGTTGATAAAGGAAATTCAGAACGGTGATCTGCAGCTGTCGGAGTATCCGTTCGTGCTGGCCCATCCTAACATTCTCCCGGAGCTGGTGGTTATCCGTGGTTTGCTGAAAAAGAACAAGTTTCCAAATCCACGATCCGGCACGTTGGGTGTGAATTTGGCAGAAATGATAGAAAAGTACGCCCACGGCATCAACTACAGTGCAGCAAAGGACGAGCAGCAGAAAGATTTTGGTTCCATCGTCGCCTGCATCGGGACG CTCGAAATGGACGAGAAACACCTAGAAAATAATTTGATCGCGCTGCTCAAGGATGTTAACACGATGCGACCGAAGCGTGAAGGAAAGTTTGTGACACGCGTCCTGCTGAAAAGTCCTCCATCGGGAGAGAATCTGAAGATCGATCCGTTCCTGTACATCCCGGCGGAAACCACCTTAACCAAAAAGTCATCGAAAGCGGATGCTGTCGCTGAAGAGGACGATGACGTGGAGGAGCAACCGCAAGTGGCCAGTGGAGCCGCGTGA
- the LOC128275227 gene encoding adenylyltransferase and sulfurtransferase MOCS3 produces MTGENPVPRPSIEEGMEIEVLENDIRTLRKQLQEKVQQLKALKKHFQKNCITKLNNDEIARYSRQIILSEIGVQGQLKLKKASVLVVGAGGLGCPSALYLAGAGIGRIGVLDYDEVELTNLHRQLLHTEATVGLTKVASVQSYLEQLNSQIEIETHHVQLTSENALTILTPYDVVVDATDNVATRYLLNDACVMLGKPLVSGSALQLEGQLTVYNHRNGPCYRCLYPIPPPPEAVTNCGDGGVLGVITGVIGALQALETIKIILSNAGVLSGRLLLFDGQQSVFRNLKLRSKKPDCAVCSTTPTLTKLIDYEQFCGMRATDKDTALTLLEPQERITVREYHDNWLTTGRQHLLIDVRGANQYEMCQLPGTPINIPIEDILHDRRTDEIIAQVQATGDSLPVYVVCRRGNDSQLAVRHLEPLFKERNLPPPRDLIGGLHAWTKTIDPAFPIY; encoded by the exons ATGACGGGCGAAAATCCTGTGCCGCGTCCCTCGATCGAGGAGGGAATGGAGATCGAAGTGCTGGAGAACGACATACGCACGTTGCGAAAGCAGCTGCAAGAGAAGGTTCAGCAGTTGAAGGCcttgaaaaaacattttcagaaA AACTGCATTACCAAACTGAACAATGACGAAATCGCGCGCTACAGTCGTCAGATCATTCTTTCCGAGATTGGCGTTCAGGGACAGTTGAAGCTGAAAAAAGCgtccgtgctggtggtgggtgccGGAGGGCTCGGTTGTCCATCGGCGCTCTAcctggccggagccggaatcGGGCGTATTGGAGTACTAGACTACGACGAGGTTGAGCTAACGAATCTTCATCGCCAGCTGTTGCACACGGAAGCGACCGTCGGCCTTACGAAGGTGGCATCGGTACAGTCTTACCTGGAACAACTAAACTCCcagatcgaaatcgaaacgcaTCACGTGCAGCTGACGAGCGAAAATGCGCTCACCATTCTTACGCCGTACGACGTGGTGGTCGACGCAACGGACAATGTGGCCACTCGCTACCTATTGAACGATGCGTGCGTAATGCTTGGCAAACCGCTCGTCTCCGGCAGTGCATTGCAACTCGAGGGTCAGTTGACCGTGTACAACCACCGGAATGGACCTTGTTATCGGTGTCTCTATCCAATCCCACCGCCACCCGAGGCCGTTACGAACTGTGGTGATGGCGGAGTGCTTGGAGTAATCACCGGAGTCATTGGCGCCCTGCAAGCACTGGAAACGATCAAAATCATTCTCTCCAATGCGGGTGTCCTAAGTGgccgtttgctgctgttcgacGGACAACAGAGCGTTTTTCGGAATCTGAAACTGCGATCCAAGAAGCCGGACTGTGCCGTTTGCTCCACAACGCCCACCCTTACGAAGCTGATCGACTACGAACAGTTTTGCGGAATGCGCGCCACGGACAAAGACACGGCCCTCACGCTGCTCGAGCCACAGGAAAGGATCACCGTCCGTGAGTATCACGACAACTGGTTAACGACAGGCCGGCAGCACCTGCTCATCGATGTGCGAGGGGCCAATCAGTACGAGATGTGTCAGCTGCCGGGGACACCGATCAACATACCAATCGAAGATATTCTACACGATCGGCGTACGGATGAGATCATTGCCCAGGTTCAGGCCACGGGTGACTCGCTACCGGTGTACGTCGTCTGCCGCCGGGGCAATGACTCGCAGCTGGCCGTGCGCCATCTTGAGCCCCTCTTTAAAGAACGAAATCTTCCACCACCCCGTGACCTGATCGGAGGACTGCACGCGTGGACCAAAACGATCGATCCAGCGTTCCCCATCTACTGA